The genomic window CATGGCCTGACGGATCCTCCTGTTGACTTCTCGGGACCCCGACTTCTGTGCTGCAATGTGATTGGGCAGCTGGGTTAAAGAGCCATTAGTGAAGGTGGCCAGAATCTACAGGGCACCGGAAGGGACAGAAAGGCGGTCAGTATTTTAGATATTGCTATGGACGACTCCCCTTTATGCTTTAATATATCCACCATCCTCACAAAGTTCATTCCCAGACTGTCTCCAAAAGGCAGCTCGGCGCTCCAGGCGGACATCTCGTCATAACTTGGACGTCTCGCTTTGGGTGGCTTTGCCTCGGCTCGTTGGGCTGGGCCAATCAAATAAGTGTCGATGTTGTGTTTCCTTAGTAACTCATTTCGTTCCTGGCCGTGTCCCACCTCCGCCTCGTAGATGCCGCCCAGACAGTCCAGAGTCGCCCGAGAGATGTGAATCCGCCTGACGAGACCGAGGACACTTTGTTAAAGACACGCCTCCATCCCAGACTTAAGATTTACTCCTCAATTTGCTAAAAACACTTCTGACCCTGGCAACCCTGCCGCCTCCAAACTGCTGGCGATGTCGACATCCCAACTCCAGATGTCAAACTGCCACTTCTGAAGACCCAGAACTCCacaaagaacagaaccagaatgGACGCCAATCCTCATGTCCACCTCCTGCTGCAACTCCCGACGGACATAACTGCAACACCACAAGATGCCTCTGTGAAGCGTCACGGGAAGAACacgtgtgtccatgtgtgtgtgtttgtaccgtATGGTGTTGATCATGCTAAGGCCCATCTCCACGCAGCAGCGGGCGTGTCCCCTCTGAGGCTCCGGTACTCCAGACACACAATAATAGCAGTCACCCAGGATCTTAATGCGCAAACACTGGTGCtcctacacaacacacaccgtcacgTCACACTGGTATTAAGCTTTGAAAGGAAACCTGAAACTAGGAAGAACAAACGAGAAAGACAAAAGTTGAACAGCGAGCGGCCCGACCTCAGCCAGACGATCGAAACGCCCGAAGAGTTCATTGAGGGTTTTAACAAGTTCTTGAGCTGAGAGGATCAATGACAGCGAAGTGAAGCCGATGATGTCTGCAAACAGGATGCTGTCGAGACAAGAAAGTCAGGAACGTGTGACTGAAGTCCGACTTTCTCTCCACAGCTGAGGACAAACAGCAGTTTGGCCCCTACGAGACTCAGTGAGGTTCCTCAGAGTTCTACTCTTGGTCCTTTATGGTTTTAACTAGCTGTTGACAGCTGGTCGCCAACCCTGCCCGTGTTGCATGTTTGTTCACCTGACATCTTTGTAGTGGTGGATGTAGATCTTGTGGAACTGCTGAGGCAGCAAATATTCATCGATGGGGGCCATATCAGCAATCATCTCCAGGACCAGGAAACGAGGCAGGATGGACATCACCAGACGTTCCTGTGTGTCGGTGTTAAAAGTGTTTTCAGGCTTCCAGCGCCACAAACATTTCATGACACGCGTATacgtcttttgttttgtttcattttggtaCCAAATTCCAGAAATTGGTGTATTTTCCAGAGACTGTAACCAGAGCAAAAGTGAAGCGCCCCACCTGCCTGTGGTTCTCCCTCTCCAGTCGAACCCGCCCCTCTATGCAGCGTCTGGTCTCCAGGAAGGCCTGTCTTTGAGTcctgtctgacaggaagtggatgaacAGGCCTGCGGTGTTCATGGCCAGGTAGAGCAGCGCCTTGGAGGTCACCTGGACAAACACCCGGTCAGCCCAGCGCCAAGCACCAACAGTCACGTACCTCACGCTCACGCCAGCGCACACCTTTCTGATGAAGGTGTGGTCTCCATAGTGACGGCAGACGTCCAGCAGCAGATGCAAGGTGGAGGTGGTTGCCCCGGCAACAATGgaccagaggagagggaggggcagCAGGGTGTAGGTggagaacagagagaagaagacgTACCAGGAGTGATCGCTCTCTGCCCAGGTGAAGACACCCACCAACACCTGCACCGTCTGAGAGAACCAGCTGACCACAGACAGGGacctgagacagacagacagggacctgagacagacagacagggacctgagacagacagacagggacctgagacagacagacagggacctgagacagacagacagggacctgagacagacagacagggacctgagaaagaaagacagacagactttcATTTGATATCCCATCATACCTCAGCCATtgtggtgatgacatcacttccttacTGGACAGTGCCAGCAGGCAGATCCCCGCCCACAGAATGACTGACAGGAcaaccagccaatcacaaaGCACGGCCCACCAGCCTGAGGGCCACGTTAGCACCAGGATGAAGAGTCTGGTCAGGATGTCAATGGTGTTGGTGACCACCAGAGACGTTCTTCTCTCACCAGAGGAGAACTGCTGGTAGAGCTGCTCCAGGTCCAGAGACCTGACAGTTTTTAGTTAATAAAGTTTCTGACTTCAAACAACAACAGTATGTTTATGCACTAGATTTTGTTAATGTGCTCTTTACTTGAATGTGTGCTGCAACGCAGGAACATAGACGCCTTTCACCGTCGACCCACATGACACGAAGAAGTCGGCATCGCTGAGGGAGggttgtttgctgtgtgtcGCCATGGAGATTCTCGGTGTGATTGGGTGGATGCGAGCAGCCGATGAGCGCCGCTTGTGCCAGGAAGCTCCACGAGACGCTTTGTTACGAATCTGCCTGCAAGACGactgctgatgacatcactgtttctacctgctgatgacatcactgtttctacctgctgatgacatcaccgttCCTACCTGTTGACGTCCGCGATGTAGGCGTCACTGACGATGATGCGGTGTCTCCCTCGCTCCAGGCCTCCGGCGAGCCTCAGCGAGTACAGGTTGTGCTGGTCGATGATGTTTTTGACGGCATTTTGCCACAACAGCTGTTTCCTCCTCAGACCAGGGGCGGGGCTTATGTTTGCACTGATGGTGATGTCACTAGTCTCCCGCGCCATTTCACAGTCGCCATTCTCTAGGATGCTGCAGTCCTCGTCCATTACTGTGAGAGAAGTAAAGGTGTACAAAATCACCtcaaataacaaatgaaaaccagccaatcaggagagagaCGACTTCTAAAGGCTTTTAATGTGAAAGagactgaatgaatgaggaCATTCCAGGCCGGTGCTCTGACTGTAATCTGATTAATCTGCATCCCTTGATGTTATTCTACCGGGGCTTCATCTGGGAGTCCTGGATGTGGATCAGATCAGGTTTAATGCCCAGTGGGACGGTTGTGAGGCTGGATCGGGTCAGAGGCGGGTTTGGAGGCTAATCCAATCAGGTTACAGCGCAGTGACAAACCCACTCCTGACAGCAGGGCAGGAAGTGCGGGAGGATGAATGTTTATCGTGATACTTGTGATGTCAACAGCACAATTGGCACCGACCTAAGACCCACCCCTCTGCACTTGTTTTCAGTTTGGAATTATAAtctgaatgtttgtgtttctggtttAGGTGTTTGTACCTCGTTTCTTCGGTTGTTGTTCAGATGAAGACGCTCTaaatcacacctcctcctcttatTCCGCTCATTTTCTACTGTCGTCTCTCAGGACTTGGTTTAGTTAATTTCTATTTTGACTTGGGCCtttcttaaaaattaaaaacaggccagtctctttttttgttcctgctttacattacaaaaaaatgctcctacaaaataaaagcatccacTGTGGTCATGTTTTTGGAATTGTTAAAAGTTGCTGGTCATACGAGTCTTCTCAAGTCAAATATTCTTCACATCCtcatttttgattaatttttgaaggaaaacttggaaaaaaaaaagagtccctTTCCACACATTCACATTATATCCTGGTAATAAAATAATCCCAGAGTAATCCAAGGGTAGTCAAAGTTCTCGGCAGTTGGTTACATCTCagaggttaaataaaaaacGTCCCAAAAAGAGCAAAACAATGGAGAACAAACACGAAACAGGGATGAACACaactgtgatggaggaagagtgaGGCGTATGTTAATCTCATCAGCAATCCCTGAAAGGGAAACAAATGGCCACTCACTAATAGGACAGATTAAACGTGTTGGCGTGTCTTCAGGTTGGGATTGGAAGCCGTTAAAGGTCAGTGTGTGTCGGCGTGTTCACTGCTGGTAACACAATGTTGTTCTGTCCAAACAAAGATGTCTTCTTTAGATTTTAATCCCAGTTTTACTCAAAACCttggatgaaaagaaaaagtgaactttaaaaacattcatgcatTACTGAAAAACTCTGATTTAATAAAGATTATTGTACGGAAGTATaagtattaaaaataacaaaaacttaTGTATTAAGCTATCACTAAACTGCAGAAAACTACATCAATCCCAAAAATTAAAGAATAATTGCAAAAATATTCCGTCgtctaaaatatatttaagtaGTTCAGGAAACTTGTCTCCACTTTTATTATATTCTGATTTGCCTGATTTGAATACCCAATCACCCAACTATTTTTGAATCTTATATATTCCAAAATGTAGCAACttcataaaaatattcaaaatccTTTTTCCCAAAATCAgatgttttttcaaatgttcaataaaaacatgaatactgcattttgttattttagaaaaacatttagaaaacgTCCTGACCCGTCGTCAGCTGAAGGTTAAACTGCTGAACAAACTCAGGCCGCTGACAGTCGGActgatttttatcttttattatttcaatcCGGTAAAACATGCATAAACACAACCCACAGTGACAAGGCAGCGTTCACACTTcagtggacaggaagtgaaacgcTCGTGATGTGAGCAGCTGAGCATCCTCGCTCGTGATCGGCGTTCAACTTCCTCTCCATCAGAGGCCGTGACATCAGAGGTGACATGAAACACATCGCCAGTCTGTGTGACGATGACGAGGTCATCCTCCTCACATTTTCTGCTTCCAGTGTGACTGCGATCGGTCATGAGGTGTGGAGCCGAGCTGTGACCAAACTTTGAAAACTTTGATGCGACACGCATTCCTCACATGCTACAATGACTTTAAACCGCAAGACGTCTTCACCATGCACAAGAAATCATGGCTGGAAGACAAAGACAGGTTTGTTCCGTGTGTTTGGCAGAGATGTCATGAAACACATCAATCCCACTTTCACAATCTGAAAGTTAATTTCTACCTTTTTGATTCTGCAttcagtatttatatttatatattttgtattgatCTAAATAATGATGCTCATCAGAGAGATGACAACTTGGCAGATTTGGCTTTATAAAGTACAAAAGTTTGTTATTCCAACTATGAAgtgttttgatgatgtcataccgTTCATCTGGACTGGTTTCAGCGCCAAGTTTTAAAGACGACATAGCAGTTGGGAGATGTTCACACAGAACACGGTTACTGCATAGAACCACTtacttaaaacatttaaagaatgaAAGACATTTATTACGACAGTTCATAACGTTACCAGAAGCTGGATGTCTgacactgacctttgacctgctgatgacatcatcaaaacagttcattcatttaaactgaaattcatccaaacagaaaagattaaaaataaaaaataaattcgaTTCTAGGAATTCTTTTGACTCAAATTTGGACTTTGAGGATCGACATCTTTTTACAACAGAATATTTTGACATTAACCTGGATTTTGTTTGACCAAATTATTCTTCTAAAATCTTGAAATAATCTCAATAATAATTTAACCATAAAAATATAGATGAACCATTCAttcaacagaaaatataaacatattaaaattttataattCTGATTTTGAACTTTGTGATTTAACCCACAGGAAGTAAAATCGATTCACCATCATATTCcgtcgttctctctctctctctcccttctatAATAATCCATgtcaaatataataaataagctCAAACTGGTTGTAAACCAGACGTGGTTGGCGTAAAGCAACATGGCACAAGAGACCTcaatgctaaataaataaaccagtaAATAAACACTGTTGGTACGGCTGTGTCTTCCTTCAGTCCACGTCTGAGCGACAGCAGCTCCCGCCACCACGGTTCCGTCCCCTTTctgttatttaatgttcttCAGAAGCGAGGTGCGGGCGTTCACCACCGCCTTGAAGGCGTCCTCGCTGCCGGGGGCGACGCATTTGTCCGGGTGCAGCAGCACCGCCAACTTCCTGTACGCCTTATTCACCTCCTCCCTGAAAACAAGGTCAGACCCCAACAGTTTACATCAACCCACAGTTCACCCAGACCCTCATTAAAGCCCTTTGACACCCCCCATCCCCTTACTCACCGTGTGGCACCAGGTTTGACACCCAGCATATCCCAGGAGTCTTTGCTGTTCCTGATGCGTCGGATGGTGTCCGCCTGCTCCTTGGTGAAGCCGACACTGACCTCCGACACTGGACGCTTCCCGCCGTTCTCACACATGTCGGTGATGGAGGAGAAGAACGCCTGAGAGGTGACAGACAAGACGGTGGAACCCATAGCAAACACGTCGACTGGTTGCGCGAGTACGTACCTGAAACATCTCGTTGATGCCCTCTCCGCTCTGCGCCGACGTTTCAAAGTAATGAAACCCTCTGGATTCCGCCCACAAACGGCCCTCGCCTTCGTCCACCACCCGCCGCTTCGTCAGGTCCACCTGTAGCGAGACAGAAGTGACAATCAGTCAGATCAGGTCTGTATGAGCTCCAGAAGTTGAAGCATCCGATCGGAGTGAATGAGTCCGACCTTGTTTGCACAGACGACGAACACGATGCTGTCCATGTTGGCCTGGGAAcccatttcctgtttcatctcCCCCAGCCAGCTGTCCAGAGCATCGAAGCTCTCCCTGAGGCCTACGTCATAAACCAGCAGCACCCCCTGGCTGTCCTTATAGAACTCATTACGCACCTGATGGACAGAAATAACGGGACGAATGTAGGGGAGACCATGATAAGATAAAACACCACCACCTGCTTGCAGGCTGAAGACATTACGCTGATCTCTGACGTAGTTCAAAAGATTAATTTCTGAAATACGTACTTATGTCTGGTTTTGATGTAGAAATAAACACTACAAAGggataacaataaaaaataaatactttttatgtTCATAACAACAGTGAAATAAAGACATATTTCCTGACTTACTTCATAGAAAAAAGGATGTCCAGCCATGTCAAAGATGTTCACTTTGATTTCTCTGTCACGAACCTGCACTCtgatgtaacacacacattactgcATTGTTAAAACACAACGTACAGACAATTTTATCTCCGTGAAGAAATATCAATAGATTAAAACAAGAGTATGGAGAGTGCAATTCTGATTTTTAAGGatcaaacatggaaaataatggGGGATGATCTTACTTGGTGACACCGTAGTCGATGCCAATAGTGGCCAAGTACTTAGGGACAAACCTCTTCTCACAGTATCGTTTGATAATGCAGCTCTGGAAAGCAAAATGGTTTGACACCAAGTGTGtactgattattgattgattagaaataattacattagaAATCAGTTAAGATGTTTGCCTTAGTTCAGGGAAGACACTTCCAACAGAAAGCTCATttaatgaaaatgcaaaaacacaaatgaatgaaaaccatTTAAGACAATTGTAGAGTCGGAGGGTTTATAAATATCCAAATTATTTTGTATCAACGAGTAATTTACATGCCGAATTTTAGTGAACACTTATATTTCCACAAACATTTGCATCAGAATTCTATTGTGTTCAATTTATCagctaaaataataataacctcATTTTTTTATACGGAGACTGGTATTAAAATTCAAGAATTTAAATCAGACCGAATACAGccgtatattttaaaaaaaaaacagcacagttAACTTTTACGctttagaaaaaatatttatttaacaacaaTCTTTAATTAAGGTTCCCTTATTTAACTGTAAATGTAAGACTTGTACAGGTTTACTTCAGTCGATAGCATCTGAGCCACAACCCGCCGAACCCGGTAAGACCTCTGGTTAGCAATAAGCTAGCAGCCCCTTACCTTTCCGACCTCCGCGTTACCGAGGCTGATTACCTTCACACGCAGAGATTTCTTATTGTCTCTGCGTTTCGGCGCGTTTTGTTCCATTTGCATTTCTTTACAATTCACGTATTTGTGGAGGAACTCTGTCGGCAGCTAATGATGCTAGTAATGACAGGTGCTAATGTTATTGTTTGGAACGCGGCTAACACAGCTAGCTGGTTAGCAAACCGGCCGATAAAAGGCCTCAAACTGAATTATTGTCGTTTTAATTAATCGTGCCACATTGTTTATCGGCCTTGATGCTAATGTTTTGGTTTAGCGGCCATCGTAACATACAGCTGATACACGGCTAGCTCGCTAGCCTCATCGTATACAATGCTAACTAGTTGGTTGGGACCAGGGAGAAGCCAATGcagacttcctgttgtttctttcaaaataaaagtgttcaCTACAAATTAATGTCACTCTTAATTTGAAAAAGTGATCAATTTACCTGATGTTCTCATTTAAAGGACGATACAATACAGTGAAGGGATTCTAAGTCAATATTGCATATATTAAGTATATTATTACATTAAGTATGTGTTTTTATGTAGTTTGTAGCCTGTAGCTTGTAGTTTGTAGTTGTGAAATGTAAATTgttgattacatcccgcttcaaagtggtaatgtattgtaattgtcaatgtttgtgtgtttgtccattaagtccgttcgtccgttagtacgtccaccaaatatcttcgcaatcgttgcagaaagaaagatgaaacaaaaagcacattactcgggcagcaaagggggtgaaaatgagatgatgaccttgagaaaacgaggtcaaggtcaaattgaaACTTTTGTCTTCTCAGGAACTAGATGAGATGGAAAGACGAGTGAGAAGgaagtgtgagtaagaccgtagatcaaagctagtgctttgatcaatgacagtaggtcggagcactagctttgatctttgacttctgcaagtaggtcagggtaacattttgaattcaggggtgtcgcgggatgttgaaGTCTGCGaatgcattggttctagttgtaaattgtaaattattaatatgtatataatatgtTTACATGTATATCATATGTTACATAtcaatatgtatgtatgcatttcTGACCGATGTATGTCTTCTCCACGTTAATTACACTCTGGAACTCAACTGATAGCAACAGCTTACATGGATGTTTATTCTGCATTCTGCACTCAACGAAAaacagacacaggagacagtggaCAGTACGTCAATTTGTGGACCAAAGCACATGTGAAGTGGCAGGTCTGGGAGAACAACGATAAAACCTGTTAACTACTTGTATTGGAGACATTTTTGATAAGTAAAACAATGTACACAAAGATAATGTTTTACCCAAAGAAAAAACGTGAGTTATTCAAATATAGTTAGCTTTCAGACACGTTTCCCAGATTAACTTTTAAGTGCTTTTCAAGATGATAACTTGTTTTGTCCACCGACACACAGATGGTTATCTGTCTCATGGAAATCCTCCGTCATACTGGGGATTTCCAATCACTCTTTGCTAACATGAATCTTGGTGCAGGCATGTAAAACAGTAGATAGCGTAGTTTCATTTAGAGGAATTTTAACTACAACCTATTCAGGGCACGGCCTCAACTGctgtcatgaaagaaaaaatatatagaaaatggaaaaaataaattaaatggttatatttattcagtgatgcgtattataatgttattttccatttaacgtcatcaattttagattatttttactcaagatcgctgaattttcacatttatcgttgaaatactgagaagagacctgcagtgaggcaccagccagccgagcctcaccatggattgcgcaatggaCTAACTTCTGGCCcagctatacagtgagaccgtaatgctatctctctatatgtcgctattaaaatgttcaaacacgtttgctctatgaactaaatttccacaGTTTAGCTAAAGTATATACAGTGCGTATTCCAGGAACCACGTGCAATTAACAAATTTCCGTGATAGAGCGctaaactatcttattatttacggtaatttaaatgtttatgaaccctccccataatgatattgaaccactttctatctgtattaccttttcccacaccctTATCAACTGTTTCAAGCAATTTTGTGCCTCGCATAAAAAATAAGAGCGCACtttcggatgccgtcagccaatagagtgcgcgtacggtatcacgtgactgcctaccaaaaatccgccaTGAGGTTAAGTCGAAAGCCTTGATgagcgaatgcgtgagggcgcactgtaatatATGTATGTAATGTCATTCTAGAGTTGACTGATCCTAAAACGGCTGGGAAGAGGCactaagtgaggcacgcagttctcctgccacatggtagggggcgctgctgatCCCATGGTTTCTCCTTTGGACTCCACGGCCGCAGAATAAGTGATAGCAAGCTGCAGTCTCCTGTAATCAAGTCAAGttcagccattcatttgttttccgttCGCCTtaccttactataaaaatggaggattacatatctcaactcgaaattttttcgatgcttttgttcagaaggagctgcacatggacttcatttataagtaaacataacatataaactAACATGTAGGTCAGtgtctcaccagccatgaacctcactgctCGTCACtggtatgcatgtatgtatgggCCTCCCttccctctgctgctgcaacCATGCAAATTTCCCCgctgtgggattaataaagacTACCTTAAATTATCTTTTTGTCAGTAATTATAtggattaaattattaaatattttttcttaaactGTGGTAAGAGCTGCTTTAATCCGAAATcatctattttacattttatcaacAGAAGAACAGCTTCTGctgggaaacaaaaaaatgtgcttatagaaacatcatgaaaaaagaaagaattataGCAGGACCTGTCAATGAAACATCCAAAGAAGAAATCAAATTAGTGATTATTAGAATAGAAACATTTCATCCTAACTACCTGGAATGtggcataaaaacaaacataaaagtaGATTTAAAATTAAAGAGCTTGTGGTTCAATTTTTTCAGGATATCGTCAAAAaagagaggcaaaaaaaaactaaacaaaaaaaatgtttaactgaaaaaaaaaagcaaagtttCAGTTGCACAACATTAGTTTATAATCTGGATGGCTTTAGcgagcaggaagtggtttcATCTGGAGGGAGTCGTAGGTGGCTTTGGTGGCTGAGCTCAAACCCTGAGAAACAGAGAAGAGGGGCTTTGATCCAGTAAATAGACCCCACCCGCTGACAGTGAATGGATCATGTGTGACTCACTGGTACGCTTACCTGGTAAACCTGTTCGTTCCTCCTCTGACGCTGCAGACGCAAACATAAAATCAGTTCATCTCTGACCATCAACTCATTTTTCACACATGATCAAATAGATTAAGTAGAACCAGAACGTTACGACTCAGGAAATATGATAACTATTGCTGGAACAGACGTGCAGTAATAAGGATGATAATGAACACACCTCTCTTTTAACCGGAAGCTCTTTGTATTCTCCTTCTGGTCGTTTGGTCCAGTCCTGTAAACATCACATGAGAAATATTCATAAATGAACAACGAGACATCACCCATGAA from Antennarius striatus isolate MH-2024 chromosome 24, ASM4005453v1, whole genome shotgun sequence includes these protein-coding regions:
- the dnajc27 gene encoding dnaJ homolog subfamily C member 27, encoding MQMEQNAPKRRDNKKSLRVKVISLGNAEVGKSCIIKRYCEKRFVPKYLATIGIDYGVTKVQVRDREIKVNIFDMAGHPFFYEVRNEFYKDSQGVLLVYDVGLRESFDALDSWLGEMKQEMGSQANMDSIVFVVCANKVDLTKRRVVDEGEGRLWAESRGFHYFETSAQSGEGINEMFQAFFSSITDMCENGGKRPVSEVSVGFTKEQADTIRRIRNSKDSWDMLGVKPGATREEVNKAYRKLAVLLHPDKCVAPGSEDAFKAVVNARTSLLKNIK
- the LOC137591374 gene encoding adenylate cyclase type 8-like codes for the protein MDEDCSILENGDCEMARETSDITISANISPAPGLRRKQLLWQNAVKNIIDQHNLYSLRLAGGLERGRHRIIVSDAYIADVNRQIRNKASRGASWHKRRSSAARIHPITPRISMATHSKQPSLSDADFFVSCGSTVKGVYVPALQHTFKSLDLEQLYQQFSSGERRTSLVVTNTIDILTRLFILVLTWPSGWWAVLCDWLVVLSVILWAGICLLALSSKEVMSSPQWLRSLSVVSWFSQTVQVLVGVFTWAESDHSWYVFFSLFSTYTLLPLPLLWSIVAGATTSTLHLLLDVCRHYGDHTFIRKVTSKALLYLAMNTAGLFIHFLSDRTQRQAFLETRRCIEGRVRLERENHRQERLVMSILPRFLVLEMIADMAPIDEYLLPQQFHKIYIHHYKDVSILFADIIGFTSLSLILSAQELVKTLNELFGRFDRLAEEHQCLRIKILGDCYYCVSGVPEPQRGHARCCVEMGLSMINTIRYVRRELQQEVDMRIGVHSGSVLCGVLGLQKWQFDIWSWDVDIASSLEAAGLPGRIHISRATLDCLGGIYEAEVGHGQERNELLRKHNIDTYLIGPAQRAEAKPPKARRPSYDEMSAWSAELPFGDSLGMNFILATFTNGSLTQLPNHIAAQKSGSREVNRRIRQAMEVRSSERMRKEHITTFTQVFKDSSMEGKYSQMRDELFKSNMVCSFILLLMLMAVQLLIPAPRYCSMVAQCVASCGVYFLLLLLTLGEEFKHCPAPLQSLCCWVHENKFARTVLTLAAITVNFGVASSDILWCDLSENHISNDSQQAPPTSTWPVVNICTNPEYMVLSGVVAMVTCAVFLRLSCVLKLAVLLVAAALYTYLTKTHRSHHLCRKGVCVALMVMFVIAVLYNSRQLEATARLDFLWRLQARKEVEDMKELREHNECLLLNILPAHVAQHFLERERYNEELYAQSYERVGVLFASLPGFSDFYDQKEVIHWPVECLCLLNLIITDFDELLDECYFQEVEKIKTIGSSYMAASGLSPDRQNCEDGWHHLSELVLFALAMQETLKHINTQTGNSFQLRVGIAHGPVIAGVIGATKPQYDIWGTPVNVASRMESTGVSGRIQVPESTSCILVERGFLRQLRGNIYIKGISERHGKVRTFFVSSREERSSFLERGCGRGFSLNRNTLGAVVYSLVQARKRERLIEENGGFHLVEAS